One Mycobacterium marseillense DNA window includes the following coding sequences:
- the treY gene encoding malto-oligosyltrehalose synthase, translating to MDLPILSTYRLQLRGESSGSAFTFADAENLLDYLDDLGVTHLYLSPIMTATTGSSHGYDVTDPTTVSPELGGHDGLARLSAAARARGLGLVVDIVPNHVGIDQPQQNPWWWDVLQNGRSSPYATFFDIDWDLDPQGRIVLPVLGSDDDAADLTVDGDLLRLGDLALPIAPGTAGGTGPEVHDRQHYRLVGWRNGVCGYRRFFSITSLAGLRQEDRAVFDATHAEVGRWFTEELVDGVRIDHPDGLSDPCSYLAWLRELAGPSAWIVIEKILAVDEALEPTLAVDGTTGYDVLREVGGVFLDPRGAPALTALVDSSGVDYRAFPAMLADLKIRSATDTLGSELARLRRSIVAAAGADDPMLPDAVAALLTHLGVYRSDYPGLVALLPTALAETEAAAPELGPALQVLAAALAHGGEPATRLQQLCGAVTAKSVEDCLFYRDARLVSLNEVGGEPHRFGVGAAEFHHSAASRARLWPHTMTTLTTHDTKRGEDVRARIGVLSQVPSLWTEFVSRWEIDAPSPDPATGQFLWQNIFGVWPVGGPDKGKPTAELRDRLHGYAEKAIREAAWHTSWSDPDTDFEDAIHRWLDTVLDGPVAGQLTELVAQLNPHAASDALGQKLLALTVPGIPDVYQGTELWDDSLVDPDNRRPVDYAARRAALQALQHPKIRVVTTALRVRRAHPDSFLRGDYVPVLADGDAADHVLAFRRGSNGGDIVVAVIRWTVRLTETGWGNTVLPLPDGTWKDALTGAVADGPTSAAQLFADLPVVLLERHHD from the coding sequence ATGGATTTACCCATCCTGTCCACCTATCGGCTGCAGCTGCGTGGTGAATCCAGCGGGTCCGCGTTCACCTTCGCCGACGCGGAAAACCTGCTGGACTACCTCGACGACCTCGGGGTGACGCACCTGTACCTGTCGCCGATCATGACCGCGACCACCGGGTCGAGCCACGGCTACGACGTCACCGACCCCACGACGGTTTCCCCCGAGCTCGGCGGCCACGACGGCCTGGCCCGGCTGTCGGCGGCGGCCCGGGCGCGGGGCCTCGGCCTGGTCGTCGACATCGTGCCAAACCACGTCGGCATCGACCAGCCCCAGCAGAACCCCTGGTGGTGGGACGTCCTGCAAAACGGCCGTTCGTCGCCCTACGCAACGTTTTTCGATATCGACTGGGACCTCGACCCGCAGGGCCGCATCGTGCTGCCGGTGCTTGGCTCCGACGACGACGCCGCCGACCTGACCGTCGACGGGGACCTGCTGCGCCTGGGCGATCTGGCGCTGCCGATCGCGCCGGGCACCGCCGGCGGCACCGGCCCCGAGGTGCACGACCGCCAGCACTACCGCCTGGTGGGCTGGCGCAACGGCGTGTGCGGCTACCGCCGCTTCTTCTCGATCACCTCACTGGCGGGGCTGCGCCAGGAAGATCGCGCGGTCTTCGACGCCACCCACGCCGAAGTCGGGCGGTGGTTCACCGAGGAGCTCGTCGACGGCGTGCGCATCGATCATCCCGACGGCCTGTCCGATCCGTGCAGCTACCTGGCCTGGTTGCGCGAATTGGCCGGGCCGTCGGCCTGGATCGTGATCGAGAAGATCCTGGCCGTCGACGAAGCGCTCGAGCCCACCCTGGCGGTCGACGGCACCACGGGTTACGACGTGCTGCGTGAGGTCGGCGGTGTTTTCCTGGATCCGCGGGGTGCCCCGGCCCTGACCGCGCTGGTGGACTCTTCCGGCGTGGACTACCGGGCGTTCCCGGCCATGCTGGCCGATCTCAAAATCCGTTCGGCCACCGACACGTTGGGCAGTGAGCTGGCCCGGCTGCGCCGCAGCATCGTGGCCGCCGCCGGCGCCGATGACCCGATGCTGCCCGACGCGGTCGCCGCGCTCCTCACGCACCTCGGGGTCTACCGCAGCGACTACCCCGGCCTGGTCGCACTGCTGCCCACCGCGCTGGCCGAAACCGAGGCGGCCGCACCGGAATTGGGCCCGGCGCTGCAGGTGCTGGCCGCGGCGCTGGCCCACGGCGGCGAGCCGGCCACCCGGCTGCAGCAGCTGTGCGGGGCCGTCACCGCCAAGTCTGTCGAGGACTGCCTGTTCTACCGCGACGCCCGCCTGGTATCGCTGAACGAGGTGGGCGGCGAGCCGCACCGCTTCGGGGTCGGCGCGGCCGAATTTCACCACAGCGCCGCCAGCCGCGCCCGGTTGTGGCCGCATACGATGACCACGCTGACCACCCATGACACCAAACGCGGGGAGGACGTGCGCGCCCGGATCGGGGTGCTGTCCCAGGTGCCGTCGCTGTGGACCGAGTTCGTCTCCCGGTGGGAGATCGACGCCCCCTCCCCCGATCCGGCGACCGGACAGTTCCTGTGGCAGAACATCTTCGGTGTGTGGCCGGTAGGCGGGCCCGACAAAGGAAAACCCACCGCCGAGTTGCGTGACCGATTGCACGGCTACGCGGAGAAGGCCATCCGGGAGGCGGCCTGGCACACCTCGTGGAGCGATCCCGACACCGACTTCGAAGACGCGATCCACCGCTGGCTGGACACGGTGTTGGACGGCCCGGTGGCCGGGCAGCTGACCGAGCTTGTCGCGCAACTCAATCCGCACGCCGCCAGCGACGCGCTGGGCCAAAAGCTGCTAGCGCTGACCGTGCCCGGGATACCGGACGTCTACCAGGGCACCGAGCTGTGGGACGACAGCCTGGTCGATCCGGACAATCGCCGCCCGGTCGACTACGCCGCCCGGCGCGCCGCCCTGCAGGCACTACAGCACCCGAAGATCCGGGTCGTCACCACCGCGCTTCGCGTGCGCCGCGCCCACCCGGACAGCTTCCTGCGGGGCGACTACGTCCCGGTGCTGGCCGACGGGGACGCCGCCGACCACGTGCTGGCCTTCCGCCGGGGCTCAAATGGCGGAGACATCGTGGTCGCGGTGATCCGCTGGACCGTGCGGCTCACCGAAACCGGTTGGGGCAACACGGTGTTGCCGCTGCCCGATGGCACCTGGAAAGACGCGCTCACCGGGGCCGTCGCGGATGGACCGACCTCGGCGGCCCAGTTGTTCGCCGACCTGCCGGTCGTTCTGCTGGAGCGCCATCATGACTGA